The Funiculus sociatus GB2-C1 genome window below encodes:
- a CDS encoding low-complexity tail membrane protein, producing the protein MRSFWSEPFLWIHLAGLAAVPICLEACCLFLAVGDPVSPGWLEMSLVAVVGIAPVFWMQWSRPFSIFSILAVAMKPEQLTDEQRCLLSQFKTLGNKFIAGAAAVFMLGLLWLLYQTAPLVASKAAFLPQWRLAGLLAATLAFLAGNLFLQVSLSVARVLFISEAAFWGTPPYPLERICQEFTIPGLQVNQILPAEISQASAKMPAELESAKREPVSSD; encoded by the coding sequence ATGCGCTCTTTTTGGTCAGAACCGTTTTTGTGGATTCATCTTGCTGGATTGGCAGCAGTTCCTATTTGCTTGGAAGCGTGCTGCCTATTCCTAGCTGTTGGCGATCCTGTGTCACCAGGGTGGCTGGAAATGTCTTTAGTGGCGGTTGTCGGCATTGCACCAGTATTCTGGATGCAGTGGAGCCGCCCTTTTTCCATTTTCAGCATCCTGGCAGTAGCGATGAAGCCAGAGCAATTGACAGATGAGCAACGATGCCTTTTGTCGCAATTCAAAACTCTAGGGAACAAGTTTATCGCTGGCGCAGCAGCCGTTTTCATGCTGGGGCTATTGTGGCTCCTGTACCAGACGGCACCCTTAGTGGCAAGCAAAGCAGCGTTTCTTCCCCAGTGGCGACTGGCGGGACTGCTAGCGGCGACACTAGCATTTCTGGCAGGCAATTTGTTTTTGCAGGTTAGCTTGAGCGTGGCGCGAGTTCTGTTCATCAGCGAAGCAGCGTTTTGGGGAACGCCACCTTATCCCCTAGAACGCATTTGTCAGGAGTTCACAATTCCGGGATTACAGGTAAATCAAATATTGCCAGCAGAAATCTCGCAAGCATCTGCTAAAATGCCAGCTGAGCTGGAATCAGCAAAGAGGGAACCAGTGTCTTCTGACTAA